From Fusobacterium varium:
GGAGTAGTTACACTGAGAAACATCATTTCTTTTCTTTCTCCAATTTTTACTGCAAAGTTGCTGCTGATTTTAGGACTGACAGCTTTAAATTTTCCACTTTCTTTTATTTTATCTATAATACTGTCATCTAGAAGATATTTCCATCTGAATTCTTCATCCTGTTTATCTACAGATATTGAAAATTTCCCATAACCTCCTTCTTTGAGGTTACCTGTTATATTTTCCTGACCACCTTTTCCTATTGCTGACATAGTTATAACAGAAGAAATTCCTATTATTATTCCCAACATAGTAAGAAATGATCGCATTTTATTTCCTTTAAGACTCTGAATGGCACTCTTCAAACTTTCTATAAAATTCATTCTGGCTCACCATCTCTTATTATTCTTCCATCTTTAAATAAAAGAACTCTTTTTACATATTTTGCAACTTCTGGTTCATGAGTTACTACTATTATAGTTTTTCCCTGTTTATTAAAATCTGTAAATATCTCCATTATCTCTCTTTCAGATACACTGTCCAGATTTCCTGTAGGCTCATCTGCAAGTATTATAGCTGGATCATTTACCAATGCTCTCGCTATTGCCACCCTTTGCTTTTGTCCACCAGAAAGTTCATTAGGTCTGTGGTGCATTCTGTCTCCCAGTCCTACTTTTTTTAATACTTCTTTTGCTTTTTCTTCTCTCTCTTTTTTCCCTACCCCTGCATATATCAAAGGAAGTTCTACATTTTCAAGAGCAGTCAATTTTGAAAGAAGGTTAAATGACTGAAATACAAATCCTATTTTTACATTTCTTATTTTACATAGTTCTTCATCTTTGATTTTTGATACATCTATACCATCTAAAATGTATGTTCCTTCTGAATTTTTATCTAAACAGCCAAGTATATTCATCATTGTTGATTTTCCACTTCCACTGCTTCCCATTATAGCTACAAATTCTCCCTCTTCTATGTGAAAGGACAAATCTTTTAATGCATGGAGTTTCATATCACCATTGATATAGTATTTATTAAGATGTTCTACTCTTATCATGCCCTTCCAGCTCCTTTTCTTTCAGAATTTTTAAACTGAAGAAATACTTTGCTCCCCTCCTTTAAACTTTCATCAGGAGTTACCAATATATTCTCTCCAGCTTTTAAACCATTTTTTACAACTATGTCATCACCTTTTATATTTTCTACTTCTATTCCTCTTTTTGAAAGTACTCCATCATCAGAACTTACAAATACAAAATACTTTCCACTCTCTTCAAGAATAGCTGTCTTAGGTATAAGTATTCCACTATCTCTTTGTTCCAGATATATTATTGCTGACACTTTAAATCCTGGTACTATATATGGAATAGCTTCATCAGGTTTTACTTCTACTTCCAGAACATTTTCTGATGTAGTTTCAGAAACTTTTGATATTCTTGATATTTTTGTTACTACCCCTGGATATGATTTTTTCTTTTCAAATACTTCAGGTTTTATCATCAATTTCTGTCCAAGTTCTATATCTTTTACATCATATTCAGGAACTTCCAAAACTATTTTAATATCTGACAAATCTGCAATTTCCATAAGAGGAGAGTCTGTATCTACTAGATAATTTTCCTGAGCAGTCAGAGATGTTATTGTTCCACTTACAGGACTTTCTATTTTTTCTGCTGTTTTAGAAAGGTCTTCCATATATTCTTCTATATTTATTTCTATTTTTCTTATTTCTTCATTTAATTCCTTTACAGCATTGTCAGAACTTCCACCTATTTTATTAAGTTCTCTCTCTACTTTAATGTCTCTTTTTAATTTAGCCAATGCCAGTCTTTCTCTTTCCAGTTTTCTCATTGTATTATTTCTTTCAGTTTCATCAAAAGTCATTAGAATCTGCCCTTTTTCTACATAGTCCCCTTCCTGAATAAAAACTTCATCCACTTTCAATTTTTTATCCACAAAGACTTTCTTAGTATCATTTGCAGCAACATTTCCATCAGCCTCTATATATCCTCTTCCACCATTATCTTTAACTCTCAAAGCTGCATATGTTGATATATCTTTTTTAGTATCAATTGTTGTTCTGTATCTTATAAATTCTACTCCTGCTACTATTACTATCAGAATTATCAAAAGTATTATTTTTATATCAAGCTTTTTTTTCATTATTCACCCCTAACCATAATTTCATATATATATCCATTCAATGTATTTATTGCTTTTTCTTTTGCTACTTCATAATCCAAATAATCATCAAAAGATTCCATAACATCTATATAATTAACTTTTCCCAAATTATATTCAAGTTTTCTTATATTATACTTTGATAATTCTAATTCAGCTTTATTCTTATTTACTTCATATTCTTTTAAATAATTATAATAATTATTCATAGCCTGTAATTTTTCAGCTTCATTCTCATCTATTTTTTGTTTTAATGTCACATCTTGCTCCAATAAGCTATTTTTTTCTTCTTCTAAATCAAGATTAAAATCAAATAATTTTTTTGAAAATTTTGCAACTACTCTATTTTCATCAAATTTTGTACTATGTTCTACACCCAATGATATTTCTGGCATTTTATCATCATACTTTAAATATTTTAAATTTTCATTTGTAAGTTCTTTTTGATATTTAAGTTTATCTAAGTCTTTTACACCATATTTTCTCAGTAATTCACTAATATTTTTTTCTATAGGTGATATTTCTGCCAAAGAGCTGTTCCTTATATCAAGTTTATATTCATAATAGAATCTTCCCTGTAGTTTATTTAAATTATCCTCTAAATTCTTTATTTCTATTTCAAGATTTCTTATACTATATTGAAGTGTATCTAATTCTATTTTTGCTATTGCTCCTAAATTGAAAGATTTTTTCATAGTATCTTCTTCTTTCTTTAAAGTAGTTAGTCCATTTTTTTTTATTTTAAGTTCAAGTTCATTTATTTTATAATCTCTATATAGATTGATAAGGTCTATTTTTTGAGTTTCCATATTTTTTTCATGTGTTACTTTGTCTATTTCTCTGCTTATTTCTAATTTATTAAGTTCATTATCACTTTTGGAAAAAATGAGATCCTTCAAACTTTTTTCAATACCAAAAGAAGCATAATCATCATCTGAGTTATAAGGTTTTGTTCCTTCAACATAAAAAGGTCCATAGCTTACTTTACCTGTAGTTTGTAAACTATCTTCTTGATTGCTGTATTCAGAAGTTACTGAAGTTTCTACTCCATTAAAAGTATCCAGCTTATAATATTTTTCTTTGGAATCATTTGTACTTTTCCTTATTTCATATATTTTATTTTGATAAGAAGTTCTTGATATTTCATCTAAAAGCATATCTAAATTTATCTCTTTCCCATAAGAAATAATTCCAAGAGAACAATATATTATTAAAAAAAATTTCTTCATCCCTTTCTCCTTCTATATTTTGTGTTTTATATTTAAGTATCTCACTTTTTTTTGTCCTAAATATGTCAAAATAAATCTTACCTATCTATTATATCAAATTTTTTATATTTTTCATTCTTTTATTTTGTATTTCAAATTTTTTTATTTTCTTTTTATAAATAAAAAAACTGACTAAAAAACCAAACTAAATTTGAATTTTCTCAAATATAGTTTTATATCTTATCTTTTTTAACAGTCAGTTTTATTATCTTTGCTTATTTACTTATTTTCATTTTTTATATTTTTTATTGTAGAGTAAAATACAGTTCCCAAAATAATTGTTCCTCCAATTATTTCTTTTATTGAAAGAATTTCATTTAAAAGAAATATCGAAAGTAATATTCCATATAGAGGCTCTAAACTAGAGACTATCCCTGCTGTTTGTGTTTTTATATCTTTCAAACTATTTATGAAAAGTGTATGTGTTATCCCTGTAAAGACAGTTCCCAAGAGCAGTAATAAAAAAATATCTTTTTTAGTAAGTACTGGTTCCATAATAAAGAAAAAAGGCAGAAGTACTGCAAGAGATACCAATTGTTCATAGAAAGCTATTACCACTCCCTTATATTCTTTTACATATTTTCTATTCAATAATGAAAGAACTGCATATGATAAACTAGATAAAATTCCATATATTACACCTATAGTCATTTCATTTCCCATATGAAAATCAGGTATAACAAATGTTACCCCAGCAAAAGTTATAAAAGCCAGTATTATATCTTCTTTTTTTAATTTTTCCTCAAAGAAAAAAGGTTCCATAAATGTTACAAAAACTGGGAAAGTAGAAAAAGTCAATAATCCTATTGCCACTGTTGAAAATTTTATTCCTTGAAAGAAAGTACACCAATGTATAGCTAATATTACTCCCATGAAAGCTATAATCAACATATCTTTTCTGCTTTTCAATTTTAAATTTTCTTTAGTTATTGTTAATCCTATATAAAGAAATATACTCGAAAAAAATACTCTCCCCAGCACAATTATTATTGATGGTTGTGTTAAAAATTTTCCAAATAAGCCTGATACTCCAAAAAGAAATACTGCTATATGAAGTTGTATCAAAGATGATTTCTTATTACCCATTTATTTTTCTCCATAGTTTTATATATATTTTACCATATAAATAAAAAAAGAGGTTAACTAAAATTCTATTTCAAGTTATTAGTCAACCTCTATATAAATTATTTAACTATCTATTTTTAATTTTTGGGAAATATTTAGTATGTAAAAGTTCATGTGCTTTATGACTTAATGGATAATCTAAATATTTATCATATATAGCTTTAACATATGGATTTTCATGAGATCTTCTGATTTTCATTCCTCTGTCTATAGCATTAAGCCCTTCTGCTCTTTTTTCAAGTGTTTCTTGTTTTTTAACAGCTTTTGGCTGTCCTCCTCCACCAATACATCCACCTTTGCATGCCATGATTTCAATAGCATGGAAAAATTCTTCTCCTGCTCTTATTTTATCAAGCATTTTTGCGGCTTCTTCCAATCCATGAGCAATACCTATTCTAAGTTCTATATGACCTATAGTAAGTTCAGCTGTTCTGAATCCTTCCCAACCTCTTAGCTCTTTAAATTCTATTTCATCAAGATGAGTTCCTGTTATCATTTCAATAGTACTTCTTGTTGCAGCTTCAATAACTCCTCCTGTTCTTCCAAAAATTATTCCTGCTCCTGAATATTCTCCTAGTGGATTATCAAATTCTTTTTCTTCTACATTTTTAAGATCAATTCCAGATTCTTTAAATATTTTAATAAGTTCTCTTGTAGAAATAACATAGTCTGTATCATAGTTATCTCCTCTTGAGAATTCTGGTCTTGAAGCTTCATATTTTTTAGCAAGACATGGCATTATTCCTACTACTGAAACTCTCTCTCTTACATATCCTTTTTCTTTAGCCCAGATATCTTTTGCTATTGTAGAGAATATCTGCATAGGAGATTTTACAGAAGATGGTACATCAAGCATGTCAGGATAACTTTGTTCAATAAATTTAACCCATGCCGGACAGCAAGAAGTCAGTATTGGAAGTCTTACTGTATCATCTCCCTTATAGTATCTTTCAAGTCTTTCTTGAAATTCACTTGCTTCTTCCATTACAGTAATATCAGCAGCCCAAGTTGTATCAAATACATAGTTTACACCTAATTTTTTTAAGGCTCCCACCAATTTTTTCTCAACATTTGTTCCAGCTTCAAATCCAAAAGCTTCTCCAATAGCTACTCTTACTGCTGGAGCTATTTGAACTACAACAATTCTGTTAGGTGTTGCCAAATCTTTTAACAGCTTCATTGTGTGATCTCCCTCAAATATTGCTCCTACAGGACAGGCAGCAACACATTGACCACAGTGAGTACATCTGCTTGTATCTAAAACATGTCTTTCCTTTATTTTTCCACTGATACATTTTACTGGACATACTCTGGCACAAGCTGTACATCCTATACATTTTTCAGTTATTCTGAACTTTAAAAGATGAATACACTGACCTGCAGCACATTTATGTTCTTCTATATGTTCTTCTATTTCTTCATAAAATTCTTCAATACTTTCCAGCACAAGATTATGTCTTTGATTTAATTCTGTCTTGATAGTCTCAGATAAACGCCTAAGAAGATATATATCTCTCATATTTGCTTTTCCTTTTGAGATTCTATCCAATATTCTCCATATTCTTTCTATTTCATTTTCCACTGATGTATATTGCACATACTCACTACGCTCTATTTTACTCATTAAAAATTCTACATAGAACTTAGCAAATGATACAATACAATCTTCTTCTGATAAAATAATAATATTTCTATCTATTCCCTCTGGAAATAAAGAAAAGTCAATGACTTTATCCAGACTTTTTTTTGTAAGAAATCCTCCAAAAGGTAATCCAAATTGAGCAGCTTTAAAACTTTTTTTATTTTTAATTCCACCTGCTAACCCAATTACATCATTTAAAGTTGCATTTTCTGGTATTGCTATAACTCCTGGATTATTTACTCTACCAGCAACTACCACCATTCTGCTTCCACTATCAATGCCTTCTCTCTCTTCAATATCTTCAACAGTAGAAAATACTGATCCAAATGAACTTTGGAGAATTATACTTTTGCTTGTCATTTGACCTCCTGATATATTTTAAATTTATTTAGTTTTAAAAATTTGACTTAAAATTCTATTAAATAGGACTTTATTTTGTAAAATACAGTTTAACTTTCATATGCTCATTAATATTCTATCAAAAAAAATATAAATTTCAAGTTATTTTTTAATTTTACAAAAAATCTTCATTTTTAAAAGATAATCCAATATTCTCGGTTAAATAAAAAGCAAAAAAATGTTTATTTTTTAGTCAAAATAAAAAATATTTATTCTATGAATAAAATCTATTAATTTTTATTAAATTCATTTTATAATACAAAATTTAAAAGAGTTGTTAAAAAAACTACTATCATTATCTTTATCATCAAAAGTTTTTGATATATAGGCATTTTTAATGTTTCAGCATAATGTTTTAGAGTTACATATCCCTTAAATTTTTTTTGATTGTTCAAAAATAAGAAAGCATCAAAAGTTATTACAAGCAAAATTATATAGACCATATTCATAAAATCCTCCCTTTAAAAAAAGGCTGACTTATCCTGTCAGCCTCATTATTAACCTCTATAATAAATAGTCAGTCCTTTTAAAAAGTTTCTGATATATTTATCTCCACACTCTCTGTAATTCTTGTGGTCTTCTTTTCTAAAAAGCGCACTTAATTCAGAAGATGATAGCTCTAACCCTGCTAATTTAAAAATTTTTAACATGTCATCACTTCTAAATGAAAGAGCTATTTTTAACTTCTTGAGGATGATGTTATTTATATTATTTTTATTTATTTTAACTGCTTGAACTGGTTCACCAGGTTTTGGTTCCTGTTTACCTCTTTTTAAAATAATAAGTCCATCTAAAAATGCTTCCAAAACTTTATTATTGCACTTTTCAAATCCTTCTTCATCCTCTTTCTTTAGTAGATTTAATAATTCTTCGTGCTCAATTATACAATCTGCTGATTTAAATATTTCCAACATTACAGAATCTTTTAAATTCAGTGCATACCTAACCCTTCTTAATATATCATTGTTTATCATTTTTCCTCCAAATATTTCTTTATAATCTATAAAATCATATTTCTGTAGATTTATTTATTCCTAATAATTGTACTCTATTTACTTATATTTGTCAATTTAGAATGATATTTTGGGTAATATAAAAACCCATAAATTTTAGAATTTTTATTCTTAAAATTATATGGGTTCAAAAAATTTTAAAACTTATATCCTATTCCTGCTCCTACTATCCATTCACCTTTAGTCTTATTCTTTCCAGATTGATTATATGAATCTCTTTCTACTGCATAGTTTCCCTTTACATCAAAAAGTATTCCATTTTCCAGTTCAAGTGCATATTTAGCATTCAATCCTAAGCTATGTTCATTTTTATGAGCAACTAATATATCAAAGTCGCTTCCACCTTTAAATCTTCCTGTAATATATTCTTCATCAGCTCCATCAAGTATTTTAGTATAGCTTATCCCTGCTGACAGTGTACTTTTACCTTTTTCATGAGGAATAACTTTTTTAAGGTCTGCCCCTACTTTTCCAACTGTATAATTAAACGATTTAGAATCAGTTTCTATAGCAAGAGCCTCGCTTCCTTCATTAGCTCCATCTTGATCTATGTATGTATATGATAGAGTTGCATAAGGTTCTAAGAATAGGTTCTCTCCAATATTATGAGAATATCTTCCATTCAGATAAATATCATAAGTTATATCATTGTAGTTGTCAGAATATTTCATCACTGGAGATGCTTGACTTGATGCTACTTTATTTATTGCCATTCTGTCAGCATCATAATATCCATACTGGAATCCTGCTCCTGCTGTTACTTTTAGATTTCCTACATATT
This genomic window contains:
- a CDS encoding ABC transporter ATP-binding protein — translated: MIRVEHLNKYYINGDMKLHALKDLSFHIEEGEFVAIMGSSGSGKSTMMNILGCLDKNSEGTYILDGIDVSKIKDEELCKIRNVKIGFVFQSFNLLSKLTALENVELPLIYAGVGKKEREEKAKEVLKKVGLGDRMHHRPNELSGGQKQRVAIARALVNDPAIILADEPTGNLDSVSEREIMEIFTDFNKQGKTIIVVTHEPEVAKYVKRVLLFKDGRIIRDGEPE
- a CDS encoding putative efflux protein, producing the protein MKKKLDIKIILLIILIVIVAGVEFIRYRTTIDTKKDISTYAALRVKDNGGRGYIEADGNVAANDTKKVFVDKKLKVDEVFIQEGDYVEKGQILMTFDETERNNTMRKLERERLALAKLKRDIKVERELNKIGGSSDNAVKELNEEIRKIEINIEEYMEDLSKTAEKIESPVSGTITSLTAQENYLVDTDSPLMEIADLSDIKIVLEVPEYDVKDIELGQKLMIKPEVFEKKKSYPGVVTKISRISKVSETTSENVLEVEVKPDEAIPYIVPGFKVSAIIYLEQRDSGILIPKTAILEESGKYFVFVSSDDGVLSKRGIEVENIKGDDIVVKNGLKAGENILVTPDESLKEGSKVFLQFKNSERKGAGRA
- a CDS encoding putative hydrogenase, which gives rise to MTSKSIILQSSFGSVFSTVEDIEEREGIDSGSRMVVVAGRVNNPGVIAIPENATLNDVIGLAGGIKNKKSFKAAQFGLPFGGFLTKKSLDKVIDFSLFPEGIDRNIIILSEEDCIVSFAKFYVEFLMSKIERSEYVQYTSVENEIERIWRILDRISKGKANMRDIYLLRRLSETIKTELNQRHNLVLESIEEFYEEIEEHIEEHKCAAGQCIHLLKFRITEKCIGCTACARVCPVKCISGKIKERHVLDTSRCTHCGQCVAACPVGAIFEGDHTMKLLKDLATPNRIVVVQIAPAVRVAIGEAFGFEAGTNVEKKLVGALKKLGVNYVFDTTWAADITVMEEASEFQERLERYYKGDDTVRLPILTSCCPAWVKFIEQSYPDMLDVPSSVKSPMQIFSTIAKDIWAKEKGYVRERVSVVGIMPCLAKKYEASRPEFSRGDNYDTDYVISTRELIKIFKESGIDLKNVEEKEFDNPLGEYSGAGIIFGRTGGVIEAATRSTIEMITGTHLDEIEFKELRGWEGFRTAELTIGHIELRIGIAHGLEEAAKMLDKIRAGEEFFHAIEIMACKGGCIGGGGQPKAVKKQETLEKRAEGLNAIDRGMKIRRSHENPYVKAIYDKYLDYPLSHKAHELLHTKYFPKIKNR